A single Natranaerobius thermophilus JW/NM-WN-LF DNA region contains:
- the ftsX gene encoding permease-like cell division protein FtsX: MKFRSWAYFFSEAFKSVFRNGWMSLASIGVVTVTLLMLGVFMIINQNVEYITEEVRGQVEIAVWLEDDLSSRDHDDIRTSLIKISGVEKVKFVSQEEGLDRMKEQMGESAVQGYYDEPDQNPLPDMFEVNTVYPEDVPRVADEISQISGVDMVDYGSEVVETLFEVTGIIRYVAFGLMLALAFTATFLISNTIKLTVYARSEEIKIMKLVGATNWFIRWPFLLEGLLLGFLGSAIPVVILRYGYSYLSEWVYSNAGFINLQPPEAIFESMDIALILLGTFLGALGSIASLRRFLRV; the protein is encoded by the coding sequence ATGAAGTTTAGAAGCTGGGCCTACTTTTTCAGTGAGGCCTTTAAAAGTGTGTTTCGAAATGGTTGGATGAGCTTGGCTTCCATAGGGGTAGTTACAGTCACCCTATTGATGCTGGGTGTCTTTATGATAATTAACCAAAATGTGGAGTACATTACTGAAGAAGTTCGAGGACAAGTTGAAATAGCTGTATGGCTAGAAGATGATCTGTCTTCTCGAGATCATGACGATATTAGGACAAGCCTTATAAAAATATCCGGTGTGGAAAAGGTTAAATTTGTTTCTCAAGAGGAAGGTTTGGACCGGATGAAGGAACAGATGGGCGAATCGGCTGTCCAAGGTTATTATGACGAACCGGATCAAAATCCTTTACCTGATATGTTTGAGGTTAATACTGTATATCCTGAAGATGTACCTCGGGTAGCAGATGAAATTTCACAGATTTCCGGAGTCGATATGGTGGATTACGGCAGTGAAGTGGTCGAAACCCTTTTTGAAGTTACGGGTATCATTCGCTATGTTGCCTTTGGGCTTATGCTGGCATTGGCTTTTACAGCAACTTTCTTGATTTCTAATACTATTAAGTTAACTGTTTATGCCCGTAGTGAAGAGATTAAGATAATGAAGCTGGTAGGAGCTACCAATTGGTTTATCAGGTGGCCGTTCCTTCTAGAAGGTTTATTGCTTGGGTTTTTAGGTTCTGCCATACCAGTAGTGATTTTGAGATATGGTTACAGTTACTTGAGCGAATGGGTTTACAGCAATGCCGGTTTTATCAATTTACAACCACCAGAGGCTATTTTTGAAAGTATGGATATTGCCTTGATCCTTCTAGGGACCTTTTTGGGAGCTTTAGGTAGTATTGCATCTTTAAGGCGATTTTTGCGAGTTTAA
- the ftsE gene encoding cell division ATP-binding protein FtsE — protein MFGVSKYYDKNVEALKDINIKIDKGEFVFIVGPSGAGKSTFIKMLYREVLPSTGRVVVNGWDVTKMKRRQIPRLRRSIGVVFQDYHLLPDRTVSENVAFAMRVVEAAPRDIKTKVPKLLDMVGLSHRKDYIVSKLSGGEKQRAAIARALVNQPSLLITDEPTGNLDPETSQEIMELLQKINLQGTTVIMATHDREIVDRLKQRVVRIDDGQIVRDMVRGGYGYEV, from the coding sequence ATGTTTGGAGTGAGCAAGTATTACGACAAAAATGTAGAAGCATTAAAGGATATTAATATAAAAATAGATAAAGGTGAGTTCGTATTTATTGTAGGCCCCAGTGGGGCTGGGAAATCCACTTTTATCAAAATGCTATATCGGGAAGTTTTACCATCAACGGGTAGAGTTGTTGTCAATGGTTGGGACGTTACTAAAATGAAGCGACGACAAATTCCCCGTTTACGGCGTTCTATTGGTGTAGTTTTTCAGGATTATCATCTATTACCTGATAGGACAGTTTCCGAAAATGTAGCCTTTGCCATGAGGGTGGTAGAAGCAGCTCCCCGGGATATCAAGACAAAGGTTCCGAAACTGCTGGATATGGTGGGCTTGAGTCACCGAAAAGACTACATTGTGTCCAAGCTGTCCGGTGGTGAAAAACAGAGGGCTGCCATAGCTCGTGCTTTGGTAAACCAACCATCTCTGTTAATAACAGATGAACCCACGGGTAATTTAGATCCCGAAACCTCTCAAGAGATTATGGAACTGCTTCAAAAAATTAATTTACAAGGAACTACAGTAATAATGGCGACTCACGACCGTGAAATTGTAGATCGGTTAAAACAACGAGTAGTTAGAATCGACGACGGCCAAATAGTCCGGGATATGGTAAGGGGTGGTTATGGTTATGAAGTTTAG
- a CDS encoding ABC transporter permease, translating to MNFLGTQQFILRRLIQMIISIFVVATVIFFMFRLLPGDPTTAMIEPGWSQEATQMLIERFGLDRPLHEQYFHYLVNLFQLDFGYSFHYSSPVSSVIGAKIGNTLILMLSAMIVAYVIGILGGVLMAWYRGSKLETFGISAALIFRALPPFFVGMLFIMLFSFHLGWLPHSGMRTAGYVAEGALDRFFNLDFLRHLILPMTVSALYFLAQPLLIMRNTMMEVMGEDFVEMADAKGLKKVRIMYVHAARNALLPVVTQGALFLGMAVGGQVLIEYVFGWPGLGEEIVLAAQRHDYPVAQASFLMMASLVMLMNFLADLLYGYLDPRVVYN from the coding sequence GTGAATTTCTTGGGTACACAGCAATTTATACTCAGGCGATTAATTCAAATGATTATCAGCATTTTTGTAGTGGCAACTGTAATCTTTTTCATGTTCAGATTGCTTCCCGGTGACCCAACTACGGCAATGATAGAACCAGGTTGGTCCCAGGAAGCAACCCAAATGTTAATTGAGCGCTTTGGGCTGGACAGGCCACTACACGAACAGTATTTTCATTATTTAGTAAACCTGTTTCAATTGGATTTTGGGTATTCATTCCATTATTCCTCACCAGTAAGTTCTGTTATTGGCGCAAAAATTGGAAACACCTTGATCCTAATGCTATCGGCTATGATTGTAGCTTATGTCATTGGAATCCTTGGTGGAGTACTCATGGCCTGGTATCGAGGGTCTAAACTAGAAACATTCGGTATCAGTGCAGCTTTAATTTTCAGGGCCTTACCACCCTTTTTCGTTGGAATGCTTTTTATTATGTTATTTAGTTTTCATTTAGGATGGCTTCCCCACTCGGGAATGAGAACAGCTGGCTACGTAGCCGAAGGAGCTTTAGACAGATTTTTTAACTTGGACTTTTTACGTCACTTAATATTACCTATGACAGTCTCGGCTCTATATTTTCTTGCCCAACCCCTATTGATAATGAGAAATACCATGATGGAAGTGATGGGAGAAGATTTTGTGGAAATGGCCGACGCTAAGGGATTAAAAAAAGTTAGGATTATGTACGTCCATGCCGCGCGAAATGCGTTACTACCTGTTGTAACTCAGGGAGCATTATTCTTGGGAATGGCCGTAGGAGGTCAGGTGTTAATCGAATACGTATTTGGCTGGCCCGGTCTGGGAGAAGAAATTGTCCTGGCAGCTCAAAGGCACGACTATCCAGTAGCCCAGGCATCCTTTTTAATGATGGCCAGTTTGGTTATGCTTATGAACTTCCTAGCTGATCTGTTGTACGGCTACCTAGATCCAAGGGTTGTTTACAATTAA
- a CDS encoding ABC transporter permease, whose translation MDTLLKFFRSAYDILSKDKISFVGIGMLIFFILIAAFAPILAPHDTDEMHRDSEGEIRRVEGPSREHPLGTTNYGRDVMSQLIMGSRIALVVGILAAFFVTIIGTHVGLFAGYYGGWVDNLLMRIVDIMYAIPFIPFVIILVALLEPSLGNIILAISLLTWRTVARIIRSQVLTVVQRPYVKAARVAGASNLRIIYLYILPNVLPLVLLEMSLMMAWAILAEASVSFIGFGDPDSISWGQMLQNAFVSGAVRRAWWWVIPPGVAISLTLLAVFFASRALEVAVNPRLRRR comes from the coding sequence TTGGATACGCTGTTAAAGTTTTTCAGATCAGCATATGACATACTTTCTAAAGACAAAATTTCCTTTGTGGGAATCGGCATGTTAATATTTTTTATCTTAATAGCTGCTTTCGCCCCTATTTTAGCCCCACATGACACCGATGAAATGCACAGAGATTCAGAAGGGGAAATTAGAAGGGTCGAAGGCCCATCCAGGGAACATCCCTTGGGTACAACCAATTACGGACGAGATGTAATGAGTCAGTTGATTATGGGATCTAGAATTGCATTGGTTGTCGGTATCTTGGCTGCATTTTTTGTAACAATTATTGGAACCCACGTGGGATTATTCGCCGGTTATTATGGAGGCTGGGTGGACAACCTGCTCATGAGGATAGTAGATATTATGTATGCCATACCTTTTATCCCCTTTGTCATCATATTGGTGGCACTTTTGGAACCTAGCCTGGGGAATATTATTTTAGCTATTTCTCTTCTGACCTGGAGAACAGTAGCCAGGATCATTCGTTCTCAGGTGTTAACAGTGGTACAGCGCCCCTATGTCAAGGCAGCCAGGGTAGCAGGAGCCAGCAATCTTCGCATTATATATTTGTATATCTTACCAAATGTACTGCCCCTGGTACTTTTAGAAATGTCACTAATGATGGCCTGGGCTATACTGGCAGAAGCCAGTGTCAGCTTTATCGGTTTCGGAGATCCCGACTCCATCAGCTGGGGCCAAATGCTTCAAAATGCCTTTGTATCAGGCGCGGTTAGAAGGGCCTGGTGGTGGGTAATTCCACCGGGAGTTGCAATTTCCCTGACCCTACTGGCAGTTTTCTTTGCATCCCGGGCTCTAGAAGTTGCAGTCAATCCCAGGTTAAGGAGGCGATAA
- a CDS encoding ABC transporter ATP-binding protein, translating to MSLLEVKNLKIYYDTKGSDLKAVDDISFDIPEGENLGLVGESGCGKTTAAKSIIRLLPKNGRIAGGSINYKGQNLAAMTTEEIRKTRWKEISMISQSAMSALNPVYKVGDQIVEAIRAHEKMPKKEAMNRAEELFDIVGLEKKRLSAYPHQMSGGMKQRAIIAMALCLDPGLIIADEPTTALDVVVQDRILNKIVEIQKSHGSSMVFITHDISVVAETCERTCVMYAGKIMELGPTSKIFKDPRHPYTMGLQNAFPSIQLDQKELISIPGFPPNLVEPPAGCMFYDRCPFCDEKCETEEPETVQVEKGHYVSCHYAEYYQQFRDRASQKTTWDEVKIRQQKKGVV from the coding sequence ATGTCACTATTAGAAGTAAAAAATCTCAAAATTTATTACGACACTAAAGGCAGCGATTTAAAAGCTGTAGACGATATAAGCTTTGATATCCCAGAAGGTGAAAACCTGGGACTGGTGGGAGAAAGTGGTTGTGGTAAAACTACGGCTGCCAAATCCATCATCCGTCTGCTACCCAAAAATGGACGAATAGCAGGTGGTTCCATTAATTATAAAGGTCAAAACTTGGCCGCCATGACAACAGAAGAAATCAGAAAAACACGCTGGAAAGAAATTTCGATGATATCTCAAAGTGCCATGAGTGCTTTAAATCCAGTATACAAAGTAGGCGATCAGATTGTAGAAGCCATTAGGGCCCACGAAAAAATGCCCAAAAAAGAAGCTATGAACCGAGCAGAAGAACTCTTTGACATTGTAGGGCTGGAAAAAAAGCGTTTATCAGCCTATCCCCATCAAATGAGCGGAGGGATGAAACAAAGAGCGATTATAGCCATGGCACTTTGTCTCGATCCCGGTTTAATTATTGCCGATGAACCGACTACAGCCCTGGACGTAGTTGTTCAGGACCGGATACTAAATAAAATTGTGGAAATCCAGAAGAGCCACGGAAGTTCCATGGTATTTATCACCCACGACATCTCTGTGGTAGCTGAAACTTGTGAACGTACTTGTGTCATGTATGCCGGTAAAATCATGGAACTGGGGCCTACTTCCAAGATCTTTAAAGATCCCAGGCATCCATACACCATGGGACTTCAAAATGCTTTTCCCAGCATTCAATTAGATCAAAAAGAACTGATCTCAATCCCTGGTTTCCCACCAAATCTGGTGGAACCACCTGCTGGTTGCATGTTTTATGACCGCTGCCCCTTCTGTGATGAAAAATGTGAAACGGAAGAACCCGAGACGGTACAAGTGGAAAAAGGCCATTATGTATCATGCCATTATGCAGAATATTACCAGCAATTCCGCGACAGAGCCAGTCAAAAGACAACTTGGGATGAAGTCAAAATCAGACAGCAGAAAAAGGGGGTAGTCTGA
- a CDS encoding ABC transporter ATP-binding protein, translating into MNMLDVKNLKKYYPVNSGFLYSLMKKETKYVKAVDEINFSIGEGEIIGLAGESGSGKTTTGEIVTRLQEPTSGQVLYQGQDTSNFQGKELKNFRKLCQMIFQDPYETLNPRFTIRRTVEEPLLIHGYKDPEQRYEKVKDAIERAELRPAEKYMNSFPHELSGGQRQRVAIARAIVLDPILMVADEPVSMLDVSIRAGVLNLLKQLREDMGLSMLYVSHDLSTIKYICDRTIIMYLGRIVETGPTNDVIDNPVHPYTQALISSVPVPDPDMDREGADIEEELPDQIDLPSGCRFWPRCNKATEECKETDPELRQVKEGHYAACILIGKEGDSP; encoded by the coding sequence ATGAATATGCTAGACGTCAAAAATTTAAAAAAATACTATCCCGTAAACAGCGGTTTCCTGTACTCTCTCATGAAAAAAGAAACCAAGTATGTCAAAGCAGTTGATGAAATTAACTTTTCTATAGGAGAAGGGGAAATTATTGGCCTAGCCGGTGAAAGTGGTTCAGGTAAGACTACTACCGGGGAAATAGTGACTCGGCTTCAAGAGCCCACATCAGGCCAGGTACTTTATCAAGGCCAAGATACTTCTAACTTCCAGGGAAAAGAATTGAAGAATTTTCGAAAGCTTTGCCAGATGATTTTTCAAGATCCTTACGAAACTTTAAATCCTAGGTTCACGATTAGAAGAACCGTTGAAGAACCTTTGTTAATTCACGGTTATAAAGATCCAGAACAAAGATATGAAAAAGTTAAGGACGCCATTGAAAGAGCAGAACTCCGCCCGGCTGAAAAATACATGAACAGCTTTCCCCATGAACTGTCCGGTGGTCAAAGGCAGAGGGTAGCTATTGCCAGGGCCATCGTCCTGGATCCCATTTTGATGGTGGCCGACGAACCAGTCTCCATGCTGGACGTGTCCATCAGAGCTGGAGTTTTGAATCTGTTAAAACAGTTGAGAGAGGACATGGGTTTATCCATGCTTTACGTTTCACATGACCTGTCTACAATCAAATACATCTGTGACCGCACTATCATCATGTATCTAGGTCGAATTGTAGAGACCGGTCCCACTAACGATGTCATTGACAATCCAGTTCATCCTTATACCCAGGCATTGATATCCTCGGTTCCAGTTCCCGATCCAGATATGGACAGGGAAGGTGCAGATATCGAAGAGGAGCTCCCTGACCAGATCGATCTTCCTAGCGGTTGTCGGTTCTGGCCCAGGTGTAATAAAGCCACTGAGGAGTGCAAGGAAACAGATCCCGAGCTCCGTCAAGTGAAAGAAGGGCATTATGCTGCCTGTATCCTGATAGGGAAAGAAGGTGATAGCCCGTAA
- a CDS encoding ABC transporter substrate-binding protein: MENAGQFFKKFSVLMAVLIVTTALVIGCGDGGDPDASDDLDPDRKVPEVRFVSSTADDNQIRNEAVQLVADWWEEIGLEVDIQTREFNSLVNRVLAAPEDKDFEAYILGWSGRVSRSDPDMFLYSLYHSNQAVDGGNNSSVFKNEKYDELVSKQRAEMDLEKRQELVFEAQEVLAEEVPDITLYYRDEIQGYNNERWEDLPSMAGEGIFNEQFPYEATPKTDDAEFVIANSANLDTFNPFAAETVYEWKFLRLVYDKLVRLDENFEPQPWAAEEINVVEGEDGEVIDVTLRDDLQFHDGEPLGPEDVVFTFDYMFEEGIPYFQAFLDPIETVDLMDDDETIRFTLEEAYAPFITNTLGQIPILPEHIWADVMEEENLDHPSQFDNAEAIGSGPFKFDNWERGEYIRIVKNDDYFKADDIDVEAIRYDKYSHSEGVFGALENQQADVNENTFDPEYVQQAEDLDHLTVVREPDIGFDFIGLNNYKEPFNDKAVRQAAAHAIDLDELVDVLLYGYGDPAGAGQTISTGNEMWKNDDVKEYPFDIDKAREILKDAGYEWDSDGRLYFPEE; the protein is encoded by the coding sequence ATGGAAAATGCAGGACAATTTTTTAAGAAATTTTCAGTACTCATGGCAGTTTTAATAGTTACTACTGCGTTAGTAATCGGATGTGGAGACGGTGGCGATCCAGACGCATCTGATGATTTGGACCCAGATAGAAAGGTTCCAGAAGTAAGATTTGTTTCATCCACTGCTGATGATAACCAGATAAGAAATGAAGCAGTACAGCTAGTTGCTGACTGGTGGGAAGAAATCGGTTTAGAAGTAGATATTCAAACCAGAGAGTTTAACTCTCTAGTCAACAGAGTATTGGCTGCCCCCGAAGATAAGGATTTCGAAGCATATATTCTAGGTTGGAGTGGTAGAGTATCAAGATCAGACCCTGATATGTTCCTTTATTCCTTATATCATTCCAATCAAGCTGTAGATGGCGGTAACAACAGTAGTGTTTTCAAAAATGAAAAGTATGATGAACTTGTTTCGAAACAAAGAGCGGAAATGGATCTAGAAAAGCGACAAGAACTCGTCTTTGAGGCCCAGGAAGTCCTGGCAGAAGAAGTTCCTGATATCACCCTATATTACAGAGACGAAATTCAAGGTTATAACAATGAGCGATGGGAAGATCTACCAAGTATGGCGGGAGAAGGTATCTTTAACGAACAGTTCCCCTATGAGGCTACTCCCAAAACAGATGATGCAGAGTTTGTAATAGCTAACTCCGCAAACTTGGATACATTTAACCCCTTTGCGGCAGAGACAGTTTACGAATGGAAATTTTTACGACTTGTTTACGACAAATTAGTTAGATTAGATGAGAATTTTGAGCCCCAACCCTGGGCAGCAGAAGAAATCAACGTAGTAGAAGGCGAAGACGGTGAAGTAATAGATGTAACCTTGAGAGATGATTTACAGTTCCACGATGGAGAACCACTTGGGCCAGAAGATGTTGTCTTTACTTTCGACTACATGTTTGAAGAAGGCATACCTTATTTCCAAGCCTTTTTAGACCCAATTGAAACAGTAGACCTCATGGACGATGATGAAACTATCAGATTTACTTTAGAAGAAGCTTATGCACCCTTTATAACCAATACTTTAGGTCAAATTCCTATCTTACCAGAACACATCTGGGCTGATGTTATGGAAGAAGAAAATTTAGATCATCCTTCTCAGTTCGACAATGCCGAAGCTATCGGAAGCGGTCCTTTCAAATTTGACAATTGGGAAAGAGGCGAGTACATCAGAATTGTTAAAAACGATGATTACTTCAAAGCTGATGATATCGATGTGGAAGCTATCAGATACGACAAGTACAGCCATTCTGAAGGAGTTTTCGGTGCCCTGGAGAACCAACAGGCCGATGTAAACGAAAACACTTTTGACCCTGAATACGTTCAACAAGCAGAAGATCTTGATCATTTAACAGTAGTTAGAGAACCCGATATCGGCTTTGACTTCATTGGCCTCAATAACTACAAAGAGCCTTTTAACGATAAAGCCGTAAGACAAGCCGCTGCTCATGCCATCGATTTAGATGAGCTTGTAGACGTTCTCTTGTACGGTTATGGAGATCCAGCAGGTGCAGGTCAGACTATTTCAACAGGTAATGAAATGTGGAAAAATGACGATGTAAAAGAATATCCTTTTGATATCGATAAAGCAAGAGAAATCTTAAAAGATGCCGGCTATGAATGGGATAGTGACGGAAGATTATATTTCCCTGAAGAGTAA
- a CDS encoding winged helix-turn-helix domain-containing protein yields MKYKVYSKVWLENQNGRVFGDGPAKLLEYIEELGSLRKAAGHMEMSYSQALNIIKMIEENLGKSVIFRKTGGPEGGGSFLTEHGKELLEKYRAFRSELTASMEQLYEKHFH; encoded by the coding sequence GTGAAATATAAAGTTTACTCAAAGGTTTGGTTGGAAAATCAAAATGGGAGAGTTTTTGGGGACGGGCCGGCCAAGCTCCTGGAGTATATCGAAGAGTTAGGATCACTTAGAAAAGCAGCAGGTCATATGGAGATGTCTTATTCCCAGGCCCTGAATATAATTAAAATGATTGAAGAAAATTTGGGAAAATCAGTTATTTTTAGAAAAACCGGTGGTCCAGAAGGTGGAGGCTCATTTCTAACAGAGCACGGGAAAGAGCTTCTGGAAAAATATCGAGCCTTCAGGTCAGAGTTAACTGCTAGCATGGAACAACTTTATGAAAAGCATTTTCATTAA
- a CDS encoding bifunctional diguanylate cyclase/phosphohydrolase, with protein sequence MASLYIEGGRIFIKKGDFHCQVVGGLSILTGISGVINPIAVGQWWYDPWVFLITFVLNLALALGILWLYMRRLNQDLLELNTRMQKHIDKLEHLSLHDQLTGIYNRAYFEEELERLDNSQEYPVTVISFDVDGLKLINDTIGHEQGDELIKTAAKIIDKSLRSSDIFARVGGDEFAILLPNTNNSNGGKVVNRILNNIQKYNQKNGKLPVQISVGKATASYPEESLKGALTEADKNMYQNKMRIELRDNSPLVNLFIKRPLERDYSTTDHANRIGELGKELGRRLQLSQDSLMKIDLLAKIHDIGKGGIPDGILFKPGPLDKREWEIMKQHSERGYKIALSCPDLIDVADLVLKHHESWDGTGYPLGLKEDEIPIECRIHSIVEAYDAMTRDRPYRKALSQEQALEELKRCKSGQFDPKIVEEFQAILYLKRSC encoded by the coding sequence ATGGCTTCATTGTATATAGAAGGTGGCAGAATTTTCATTAAAAAAGGTGATTTTCACTGTCAAGTAGTTGGGGGATTGTCAATTCTGACAGGAATATCTGGTGTTATAAACCCTATTGCTGTAGGTCAGTGGTGGTACGACCCTTGGGTTTTTTTGATCACATTTGTATTGAATTTAGCCCTAGCCCTAGGAATTTTATGGCTCTATATGAGAAGGTTAAATCAAGACTTGTTAGAGCTAAACACACGCATGCAAAAGCACATTGACAAACTAGAGCATTTGAGCTTACACGATCAACTGACAGGTATCTATAACAGGGCTTATTTTGAAGAGGAACTTGAACGACTGGATAACAGTCAGGAGTATCCTGTGACTGTTATTTCTTTTGATGTGGATGGTTTAAAGTTAATTAACGATACCATAGGACATGAGCAGGGAGATGAGCTGATTAAAACTGCAGCTAAAATTATTGATAAATCCCTAAGGTCTTCAGATATTTTTGCCAGAGTAGGGGGAGATGAGTTTGCAATTTTACTTCCCAATACAAATAATTCAAATGGGGGCAAGGTGGTCAACAGGATTTTAAATAACATTCAAAAATATAATCAGAAAAATGGTAAGCTACCCGTTCAAATATCAGTGGGTAAGGCAACGGCAAGTTATCCTGAAGAATCATTAAAGGGTGCTTTGACTGAAGCTGATAAAAATATGTATCAAAATAAAATGCGAATTGAATTGAGGGACAATTCACCCCTTGTGAATCTATTTATCAAACGACCTCTTGAAAGGGATTATTCAACTACGGATCATGCTAATAGAATTGGGGAATTAGGTAAGGAACTGGGCAGGAGATTACAGTTATCCCAAGACAGCTTAATGAAAATTGATTTACTGGCTAAAATACACGATATTGGCAAAGGTGGCATCCCCGATGGAATCTTATTCAAACCTGGACCTCTTGATAAGAGAGAATGGGAAATAATGAAACAACATTCTGAAAGAGGTTATAAAATTGCTTTATCGTGTCCTGATTTGATTGATGTAGCAGACTTAGTGTTAAAACATCATGAAAGTTGGGATGGAACAGGTTATCCCCTGGGATTAAAAGAAGATGAAATCCCCATAGAATGTAGGATTCATTCGATAGTTGAAGCTTATGATGCTATGACTAGAGATCGACCTTATAGGAAAGCATTATCACAAGAGCAAGCTCTGGAAGAACTTAAGCGCTGTAAGAGTGGGCAGTTTGATCCTAAAATTGTAGAGGAGTTTCAGGCTATTTTATATTTGAAAAGGAGCTGTTAG
- a CDS encoding nucleotidyltransferase family protein, with protein sequence MSPMISGVILAAGTSSRMKNNGSNSSQSKAQSKAQFNAINDFNATNEFNDPSSPESHKLLLPLGEKTVIEHTVDNASYSNLDELIVVTGHKSRELKDLFCNRSNLKLVHNPEYQHGQSTSMKTGITSVSPSTQAIIFFLGDQPFIPSELVNQMIARFKNSSNCNCQIIYPLFQGKRGNPVLFAHSLFSQLMSVSGDRGGRQVMENIPPEAVCSLPTKKPGVLFDLDSPQDYQKAVEFYKRHL encoded by the coding sequence GTGAGCCCTATGATTTCAGGAGTAATATTAGCAGCAGGAACTTCCTCTCGCATGAAGAATAATGGCTCCAATTCCAGCCAATCCAAAGCCCAATCCAAAGCTCAATTCAATGCTATCAATGATTTCAATGCTACTAACGAATTTAATGATCCCAGTAGCCCCGAAAGCCACAAGCTCTTACTTCCTTTAGGAGAAAAGACGGTGATTGAACATACCGTGGATAATGCCAGTTATTCAAATTTGGATGAACTGATTGTAGTCACTGGCCACAAATCACGGGAATTAAAGGACCTTTTTTGTAATCGTTCAAATCTAAAGCTGGTACACAATCCGGAATATCAGCACGGACAATCGACTTCCATGAAGACAGGAATAACATCTGTATCTCCTTCTACCCAGGCCATAATTTTTTTCCTGGGAGACCAACCCTTTATTCCTTCAGAACTTGTCAATCAGATGATTGCCCGATTCAAAAATTCAAGCAATTGTAACTGCCAGATCATCTATCCGCTATTTCAGGGAAAGAGGGGTAATCCTGTTTTATTTGCCCACAGTTTATTTTCTCAGCTGATGTCTGTAAGTGGTGATCGGGGAGGACGTCAGGTTATGGAAAATATCCCTCCAGAGGCTGTTTGCTCCCTGCCAACCAAAAAACCAGGGGTCCTATTTGACCTGGACAGTCCCCAGGATTATCAAAAGGCAGTGGAGTTTTATAAAAGGCACTTGTAA
- the yqeC gene encoding selenium cofactor biosynthesis protein YqeC, protein MVGSRKSHIYNDANHLKTQWKNKNKTGIENGTDLLSALDLHEHERVIGVIGGGGKTSLLYRLGSELHKKGDSVLLTTTTKMFFPHNRAFDGYLITSRYTNFHKGLKRFIKPSSLAQVSAKQSVKRSAKQNVKRSVEQNVERSVKQSAKQIFAGQAVKKDKVTGISPFWIDRGRDYFSEHDLKILVEADGSARLPLKLHNNFEPVLPASCDLVIVMAGIDALGKPLDQVVHRWELADELLKQTPENDLAPETIVDSELFSKIVLAAGHRARSQVKSSARIIPLINKLDILQEGFEIEENGKNVEGLQELLDIDRNLTSQEFSKKLSMERFHHVLWCSLKMDGCRHVDYKYE, encoded by the coding sequence GTGGTAGGCTCAAGAAAAAGCCATATCTATAATGATGCCAATCACTTAAAAACTCAATGGAAAAATAAAAATAAAACTGGAATTGAAAACGGAACCGATTTACTTTCGGCCCTGGATTTACATGAACATGAGAGGGTGATTGGTGTCATAGGGGGCGGTGGCAAAACATCGCTTTTATACCGTTTGGGCAGTGAATTGCATAAAAAAGGGGATTCAGTGCTTCTAACTACTACCACCAAGATGTTTTTTCCGCACAACCGAGCTTTTGATGGATATCTAATTACATCTAGATATACAAACTTTCATAAAGGCCTGAAAAGATTCATCAAACCTTCTTCCTTAGCTCAGGTCAGTGCAAAACAAAGTGTAAAACGCAGTGCAAAGCAAAACGTAAAACGCAGTGTAGAACAAAATGTAGAACGAAGCGTAAAGCAAAGTGCTAAGCAAATTTTTGCAGGACAGGCAGTGAAAAAAGATAAAGTGACGGGAATTTCCCCTTTTTGGATAGATCGGGGCAGGGATTACTTTTCCGAACATGATCTAAAGATTCTTGTGGAAGCAGATGGTTCAGCTCGGCTGCCCTTAAAACTTCACAATAATTTCGAGCCAGTTTTACCTGCCAGTTGTGATCTGGTGATAGTAATGGCGGGTATAGATGCCCTGGGTAAACCTCTAGATCAGGTAGTGCACCGATGGGAACTGGCCGATGAACTATTAAAACAAACACCGGAAAATGACCTGGCTCCAGAAACAATAGTAGATTCCGAATTGTTTTCGAAAATTGTTTTGGCTGCTGGTCATAGAGCTAGAAGCCAGGTTAAAAGTTCAGCCCGGATAATTCCGCTGATAAACAAGTTGGATATTCTGCAGGAGGGCTTTGAAATTGAAGAGAATGGAAAAAATGTCGAAGGGCTGCAGGAACTATTAGACATTGACCGTAATTTGACATCACAAGAGTTTTCAAAGAAACTTTCAATGGAGAGGTTTCACCATGTACTGTGGTGTTCCCTTAAAATGGATGGCTGTAGACACGTAGATTATAAATATGAGTAA